aaaaaaaaacaaaacaaaaacaaaaaatcccctgGCACCAACAGGAGGCAGTGTGCTGTCTCTCTGAACCCTtcagtacacagacagacagacaagcacacacacatacacatgtgcacacagatgtaaacacacatatccacatatacAAGGCACCAATATATGCATGCCCACACAGTACACagtgatatacacacacacaaaaacttgtGTGCAAGCTTGGTTCTATGCCTCCTCACCACAGTACACGTACtaagtacatacacatacacacacacacacacacacacacacacacacacacacgcacgcacgcacgcacgcacgcacgcacgcacgcacgcacgcacatgcctCACCAGCTGTCTCTCCATGTCCTCGTCCCGGGGAGAGCTAACAAAGATGGTGTTCTGCATCAAACCCACGAAGCACCAGAAAGTGTCTGATTCATCCAAGACCTCAGCCAGGATGGGTGCCACCAGGTCTGACATGCCCTGTGAGTAGCCGATGGCTGGGTTGTACACAGCATAGTTCAGCAGGATCCTCCTGGTGGGGCAGTGGGGAGCAGAGGTGGCTTGACCCATCCCACCCCTGCAGCCCCCATCGGGGCCTGTTGGGCAGGTGCTGGGGCCCCTCCTCCATCTTGGTCTCAGGGGAGGCAGCCCCCAGTGGCAGGTGTCACACACGGCCCTGACTATCTCAAGGGTGTGGgttacacgcctttaatcccagcactcagtaggcaggcagatctctatgattttgaggccagcttggtctgtatggagagttccatgacagccagggcagcatagagaaaccttgcctctggtttctggtctcTGATGGAAGTCAATGGGACTCACTTTGCATGGGGTAACAGCATTTGCCAGAGCCCAGAGCAGGGGCTGGGCAGGAATATGAGTCCAACTTTCTTAATGGTTCACTGTCTGTGACAAAGGGTGGGCTGGCTGGGCCTGTTTTCAGGGACTGTTAATTTTGTGCAGTTATTTGCCAGGCTGCGGCAGAATGTCAGAGATGGCGGCCTCTGGCTCAGTGTGGCGCTATCAGAGGCAGACCATCATCAGGAGATGAGAGCACACACAGCAGCATGGGGAAATGTCCTTAGTGAGCAGGGGCCAAGCCTGCAGGAGATGAGGGATGGGGAAGCTTTGCTGGTACCCTCAACTGGGGCTGCGTGGCCGCTGAGGGGTCAGGAGTAAGGTAGCTCATGGGTCCCCTGTTCTGGTGGAGTGCTGCACTAGCAGCCAGGGAGTCCAAGAGGGCCACAGACCTCCACACGGGGAGAGTCACCAGGTACCTCATGCTCTCCACGTTCGGGTTGTCCTCCCCTCGGAAGAACTGGTTGTTCCTATCTGTGCGGACCACGTCTTTGTCCACAGTGAACTGCACGTTGCGCCAGAAGGCCCTCTGGTCCTCAGGAGTCATGGAGAGCCTGTGGGGCAGACAGCACTGTCCTGAGGGCAGCTGCGGAAGGGGGTTGTCCTGGAGTACCCAGGGAGGGGGCGGTACAGCAGACCACGGGAGCCTGGAGTAGCCGCACACTCCAGGAAACAGAAGCCTGTGCTCTGCTGAGCTCCAACCTCTGCTGCTGGGGCTGTCGGCAccaacagggtgtgtgtgtgtgtgtgtgtgtgtgtgtgtgtgtgtggtgtattcaaGGCTCTCCTCATGTTAAGTCAAGTCCAGCCCCACAGAGGAGAGCTGACTGCAGCCTGTCGGTAGTGAAACCCATGTGGGAGGCAGCCTTCAGCCCTGAAGTCAGGTCCCCAGCCCAGTCTGCAGTTGGTGGACACAGGCCCCTAGTTAAGTCTGTTGAACACATATTCTAAAATCCTTGGCATGTGAACTGAGGAGCCTGGACCAAGGCTCTGAGGGTGCGGTGTAGTGACCGACCGCCTTTATCCTGCCAATGGTGCTGGCTCTTGGGAGACTCGCGCTCCAAAGAACCCATGGTTCACGGGACACACAGTCAGTGATGGACTGCACCTCTGACTTCCCTGCCGTGGTCTGACGGGACTCCTGGGGCGCAGTGCACCTTTTTTGCTGGATCGCTGCATATTCCTTTCGCTTCTGCTCCCGCAGCGCCTCGCGCTCCTCCGATGTGGACTCGTGGCTATAATAGTGCAGCAGGAAAGGCCAGACCTCCCCCCGGATCGACACATCAATGCCACCAAAGAAAATGGCCTGGAGGGAGCAGCACAAgttgagggggtgggggacagagtaTAAAACAGGGCAGCTCAAAGAACCCCAAATCCCCAGAGAAGGGTGTTGTGGGGCCTTTGGCGCGCCTCGATTCAGACCCCGGCAATTTGCACATGTTTACAAGGGGAAAGTGCTGGAGAGGCATTCCCATACAGGATACAAACTGGCTCATTTCAATGTCAAAGCCCCCCCGGGGTGGCACTCTGAGATCAACGCGTCATTCTCCTGTCACGGACTAATCCTGGGGGTTTCAATACTTCAGAGTCTGCAGGGCCCACATGGGATCCCCAAACTTGTGGAATTGTCTCCTCAATGAAGCTGCTTGATCGCTTCATCAGTGCACTGAGCAGGACCCACACTGGGACTGGCCCTCTGGAGGCGGCGGCCCGCCACCCACCCGCCCACCGTCCCGGCTTGACCCCAAGGGCTCCCCGGAGACTGGCCAGGTGGCCGCGCCATACCTGGCGAAGCTTGTATTCCTCCTCCACCTGGCCCAGATCATTCAGGTGGTTGAGCCAGGCGGACACGTCCAGCCTCCGGTACAGGCTCTCTTCCGGGTGGGTCTCAGAGGATGGCAGCTTGGGCCGTCGGATGGAGAACTGCATGCATGTCCTCTCATCCGTGACCTGCTGGATGGGTGGGAGGAGCCCGGGTGGAGAGCAGGATCTCAGAtcttgggcttttgaagcctgGGATGCTGTTCCCAGGATGTCAAAGCCACTCTCtcctctgggaggaggggaggcgcTATCCCTGAACACAAACTCCTAAATGGCAAGTGTAATTAGacacaattaaaatgaaaaaaaccttCATCCTCAAATCGCTCTCCCTTTGCAGCTCACAGCCTCCACCGCCCCCACTCCCTTTCCTGCCCCAGCCGCAAAGAAAACCAGGATTAATACCCCTTACGGCCCAACCTCCCTCTGCCAGGGAGGGCCTGCAATAGACTCCATTCCATCGGCCACATACAAAGGCCCGCTGTTCGGCGAGCGGGGAGCCAGCCTGTCAGATGGTTTCCATGCGCAGTCACGAGTCCAGGGCGAAACCGCAGCTGACATTTAATTCAAAAATCAAAGGTTGCTCGATGCAGGGGGGCACATGCCTCTATCGTAATGAGGGGAGCCGGCAGGAGGCTCTGCGGGTAGGGCCGTAAAGTCAGCCCCCGGCTCTAATAAGCACATACAGTACCTTAAACAGGTGATTAAAGGGCTCTTATTGCCTCTGTATGCAGAATGAGCAAAATATGGCAGGAAGCCTTGTCAAAACATGAGTGTTCAAGTGTCAGAGTGACTTTCAGAAAGACCTGGGCACACATTTCAACATCCGAGCACACTGCTGTCAGCCACTGAAAACCACCAAATGCCACAGTCCTCAGAGGGGAGTCCCTGGAGCCAGACCCGTGAGGAAGGTGTCCCCAGACAGTCCCAGACCCACGGGGTTGGCAGCTGGTAACCTGAGAGAGGTGTTTCCACCCCTCACCCTAACCAACCATGTCCACCCCACCCTCTGCTGGGCTACCTGGTCCCTGAGGTGTGTCTCCGTGCAGAATTTCCATCGCTGGAACACCTCGGAGAGCTTGTCCAGGCCACCGTGGTGGAAGTGAAAAATCTTGTACTGGCTTTCTCGGCTGGCTACCACCAGCTGGCCGCTCGTACAAGCCTCGTCACTACAGGGccacagggtggggggagggatgaACGGGTTAACACAGGTTTTGATTTCTGAGTTTAATCAGAGCACGCTGTCAGCCACCTCAGGCAGGAAACAGTGCGTCCCAAGGGAGTCTGGCTGCTTGTGTGAGGAACACAGTCAACCAGACTCAGCATTCCCTCTACCTAGGAAGCAAAGGCAGCTGGATCCCGGGGTCTCCTGGCACGCCATTCCTGAGCTGCCCAGAGACctggaggaggatgccagggctGGCTGGATGCAGATCTGGACCCTGCAGGGGTTACTCAACCTCCTCTACCCTCACGGCTGGATCATAAGGGGCCACAGGAGAGGGTTTCCCAAGATCTCCTTCAAGGCTGTCACCCGACCACCTCAGCATCCTCAGGGATTCCTACAGGGATTTTTGGTGGGTGCTGACTTGGACTGATGTGGGAAATCATAGGTAGGAGCAGTGACGGGGGTCTGTGAAGGAAGACCACCTCCATCTGGAGGCCAGTACAGTGCCAGCCATGCAAATGACCTGTGGGGTCCTAAAGCCCAGTAGCCTGCAGTGCCCATCAGCAGCTCTCTCCTGGTGTGGGCCTTCTTTCCTGAAGGGTAAGCAGGGTATTGGGGGACAGACTGGGGCAGCCTCAAGTGGGATACCGCTGATGACGGTGGATCAGGGATGCAACTGCCAGCATCAACTGGACCAGTTGCAGCCCTCTGCTGCCTGACAGACTGGAAATGCACATGGCTACGTGTGCCTCccccatgtgtgcatatgcatacatacacacacatacatgtaggcacacatacttacatacatgctTCCAGGAAGCAAAGGATAGGTTCTTACCTGAAGAAGAGTCGCAGCGAGCGCATGTGGCCCAGGTCCACACGGAACACACCACAGATCTGCTCCAGGGCACATCCCCGCTGTGGCTCATCCCAGCGAGGTGTCTGCAGGAGGCCATTGCTGTCGGGGAACCGCAGGTTGGCATCCGAGCTAGAGGGGGAGCTGGCAGAGCAGGTGGTGTGAGGACCTCATCTCTCCACTACGCCAGCCcaggggaaggatggagaggggGTATGTAACCCACACCGCGAGCTTAAACACACAGGACACGACGGAACACGCTTTGCCAGAAGCTGCACCCCGGATGCATGTGGTTGAACGAATGAGCAGGTTGATCCCATTACTCTCTCTCTGTACATGGTGATACTT
This Peromyscus maniculatus bairdii isolate BWxNUB_F1_BW_parent chromosome 8, HU_Pman_BW_mat_3.1, whole genome shotgun sequence DNA region includes the following protein-coding sequences:
- the Tbc1d16 gene encoding TBC1 domain family member 16 isoform X3, which codes for MATFVLELAHSSPSSSDANLRFPDSNGLLQTPRWDEPQRGCALEQICGVFRVDLGHMRSLRLFFSDEACTSGQLVVASRESQYKIFHFHHGGLDKLSEVFQRWKFCTETHLRDQQVTDERTCMQFSIRRPKLPSSETHPEESLYRRLDVSAWLNHLNDLGQVEEEYKLRQAIFFGGIDVSIRGEVWPFLLHYYSHESTSEEREALREQKRKEYAAIQQKRLSMTPEDQRAFWRNVQFTVDKDVVRTDRNNQFFRGEDNPNVESMRRILLNYAVYNPAIGYSQGMSDLVAPILAEVLDESDTFWCFVGLMQNTIFVSSPRDEDMERQLLYLRELLRLTHQRFYQHLVSLGEDGLQMLFCHRWLLLCFKREFPEAEALRIWEACWAHYQTDYFHLFICVAIVAIYGDDVIEQQLATDQMLLHFGNLAMHMNGELVLRKARSLLYQFRLLPRIPCSLHDLCKLCGTGMWDSGYMPAVECAGHHPGSENCPYGGTMEMASPKPPREGKKGPKAPREAFGFRR